A stretch of the Planktothricoides raciborskii GIHE-MW2 genome encodes the following:
- a CDS encoding metal ABC transporter solute-binding protein, Zn/Mn family, with protein MKVSTHQGGDASKDRRFGTRATLYTNTLGIGLLFAALIGCTAAEIRPDPGSGDSLSRSALRNRPQIVSTSTILTDLTAELAGEEINLIGILDPGADPHTYEPVPADIKALETAELILYNGYNLEPGLIRMINAAGVNAKKLAVGELVKPLDMKYEGQKVPDPHVWGDVANAIAMVNGIRDALIEISPEDADIFTANAAQLTAELQQLDTWIAQQIATIPPDKRKLVTTHDAFQYYTAAYGLEVVGTLIGVSTEEKPSAKTQSELVEKIKKTGVPAIFAETTINPSLIQTVAQEAQVKLASQELYSDSIGAPGSEGDSYIKMMVSNTRTVVEALGGTYQPFEGLQGQGGRGDRRRQGG; from the coding sequence ATGAAAGTAAGCACTCATCAAGGAGGCGATGCCTCAAAAGACCGACGTTTCGGAACTCGCGCTACCTTATACACCAACACCCTAGGGATTGGGTTACTATTCGCCGCATTGATTGGCTGTACCGCAGCGGAGATCCGCCCAGATCCTGGGAGTGGCGATTCGCTTTCGCGATCCGCTTTGCGGAATCGACCGCAGATTGTCTCCACCAGTACCATTCTCACGGACTTGACTGCTGAACTTGCTGGAGAGGAAATTAATCTGATCGGCATATTAGACCCTGGTGCGGATCCTCATACCTACGAACCCGTACCCGCAGATATCAAAGCATTAGAAACAGCGGAATTAATTCTCTACAATGGCTATAACTTAGAACCGGGTTTGATTAGAATGATCAATGCCGCTGGGGTGAATGCCAAAAAGTTAGCGGTGGGAGAACTGGTAAAACCTCTGGATATGAAATATGAAGGGCAAAAAGTTCCGGATCCTCATGTTTGGGGGGATGTTGCCAATGCGATCGCGATGGTGAATGGAATTCGCGATGCATTAATTGAAATTTCCCCGGAAGATGCGGATATTTTTACAGCAAATGCCGCCCAACTCACGGCGGAATTGCAACAGTTAGATACCTGGATTGCTCAACAAATCGCCACCATTCCCCCAGACAAGCGAAAACTCGTCACCACTCACGATGCTTTTCAATACTATACCGCAGCTTATGGACTAGAAGTTGTCGGGACTTTAATTGGTGTCAGTACCGAAGAAAAACCCAGCGCCAAAACCCAGAGTGAGTTAGTAGAAAAAATCAAAAAAACTGGGGTTCCAGCAATTTTTGCCGAAACGACTATTAATCCGAGTTTAATTCAAACCGTCGCCCAAGAAGCCCAAGTTAAATTAGCCTCCCAAGAACTTTATTCTGATTCAATTGGTGCTCCGGGGAGTGAGGGAGATTCTTATATAAAAATGATGGTGTCTAATACTCGCACGGTTGTAGAAGCCCTAGGGGG
- a CDS encoding metal ABC transporter ATP-binding protein, whose amino-acid sequence MTTIQFPLNADINRREIPSITVSHLTVAYRQVQALVDVNCAIARGRLTGIIGPNGAGKSTLIKAMLGLVPTVVSGENCGIVLYEGKPLVNQREKVAYVPQRSQIDWTFPATVWDVVMMGRVQKTGWFRPFSSVSRRLGAEALARVGMSDYRDRKIGELSGGQQQRVFLARSLAQEADIYCFDEPFVGIDQKTQDIIFDIFHELADRGKTVVVVNHDLGNSIQNFDDLILLNRQVIACGSREQVLKAENLYQAYGGKVVFFNSEAA is encoded by the coding sequence ATGACTACGATCCAGTTTCCCCTAAATGCCGACATCAATCGCCGCGAAATTCCTAGCATTACGGTGAGTCATTTAACCGTTGCCTATCGGCAAGTGCAAGCCTTGGTGGATGTGAACTGCGCGATCGCTCGTGGGCGACTGACCGGCATTATTGGGCCGAATGGGGCGGGCAAAAGTACCTTGATCAAAGCCATGCTGGGATTAGTTCCCACCGTTGTTTCCGGGGAAAATTGTGGCATCGTCCTTTATGAAGGCAAACCCTTGGTGAACCAACGGGAAAAGGTGGCTTATGTACCGCAGCGATCGCAGATTGATTGGACATTTCCCGCGACAGTCTGGGATGTGGTGATGATGGGACGGGTGCAGAAAACCGGCTGGTTTCGTCCTTTTTCCTCCGTCAGTCGTCGTCTAGGGGCTGAGGCTTTAGCCAGAGTGGGCATGAGTGATTATCGCGATCGCAAAATCGGCGAACTCTCTGGAGGACAACAACAGCGGGTGTTTTTAGCCCGTTCCTTAGCCCAAGAAGCGGATATTTACTGTTTTGATGAGCCCTTTGTAGGCATTGACCAAAAAACCCAAGATATTATTTTCGATATTTTTCACGAACTAGCCGACCGGGGCAAAACCGTCGTAGTCGTGAACCATGATTTAGGCAATTCGATTCAGAATTTTGATGATTTGATTTTATTAAATCGGCAGGTAATCGCCTGTGGGTCGCGCGAACAAGTGCTCAAGGCAGAAAATTTATATCAAGCTTATGGCGGAAAAGTTGTATTTTTTAATAGTGAAGCCGCATAG
- a CDS encoding metal ABC transporter permease, translated as MWELLSEPLQYAFMQRSLAIAILVGLICAVVGSYLMVQRLALLGDAISHSVLPGLAIAFLLGGNIFIGAFIAGVLSTVIIAWIHTRSPIKEDAAMGIVLSGFFALGITLITAIQKQNKIDLNHFLFGNILGVTADEVRDTAIITIVVLLVVIFLYKELLFYTFDPLGAESAGLPVNLLNFGLMVLIALTVVASMKTVGVILVLSLLITPAATAYLLVKQLHQVMILGAVIGIISSISGMYLSYYLNLPSGPAIVLVASSFFILSLFFSPRHGIFTHRQTNPREFAIWREIKNFWK; from the coding sequence ATGTGGGAACTATTAAGCGAACCTTTACAATATGCTTTTATGCAGCGATCGCTGGCGATCGCGATTTTAGTGGGTTTAATTTGTGCGGTTGTCGGTAGCTATTTAATGGTGCAACGGTTAGCCTTACTCGGTGATGCTATTAGTCACTCCGTACTCCCAGGATTAGCGATCGCCTTTCTTCTCGGTGGCAATATTTTTATCGGCGCCTTTATTGCCGGGGTGCTAAGTACGGTCATTATTGCCTGGATTCATACACGATCGCCCATCAAAGAAGACGCGGCGATGGGCATAGTTTTGTCGGGATTTTTTGCCCTGGGAATTACTCTGATTACGGCGATCCAAAAACAGAATAAAATTGACCTCAACCATTTTTTATTTGGCAATATTTTAGGAGTCACTGCTGACGAAGTCCGCGATACTGCCATCATCACCATTGTAGTTTTATTAGTCGTGATTTTTCTCTACAAAGAACTCTTATTTTACACCTTCGATCCATTGGGGGCTGAATCCGCCGGATTGCCCGTCAATCTACTCAACTTTGGTCTAATGGTGCTGATTGCTTTAACCGTAGTTGCCAGCATGAAAACCGTCGGCGTTATCCTAGTTTTATCATTACTCATTACTCCGGCTGCCACCGCTTATTTATTAGTCAAACAACTGCATCAAGTAATGATTTTAGGAGCAGTAATTGGCATTATTTCCAGTATCAGTGGAATGTACCTGAGTTATTACTTGAATCTCCCCTCTGGGCCAGCCATTGTATTAGTAGCTTCTAGTTTCTTTATCTTATCTTTATTCTTTAGTCCCCGTCACGGCATTTTCACTCACCGTCAAACAAATCCTAGGGAATTTGCCATCTGGAGAGAAATCAAAAATTTTTGGAAATAA